A section of the Portunus trituberculatus isolate SZX2019 chromosome 20, ASM1759143v1, whole genome shotgun sequence genome encodes:
- the LOC123506722 gene encoding histone-lysine N-methyltransferase SMYD3-like isoform X2, translated as MRCSGCGRAYYCSEMCRDLGRALHWRECAVFRRRPNYQPKDSARFLARLIWVLKDGGEARVEKIDDKRSRRFKDLVSHRREVNRDEEQTRNLDSLMPDLRQLVGKRAMPTRDYLLEIFGKVRVNSFCLLDDRLTPIGTSLYLAASYIDHDCHANAFVTFFRNKLVVRSLVDWPNLDWSRVRISYLDIMNTRAYRQDYLAHHYYFTCDCRLCRDDAHDRLASTVPCGSCGSPVHLDEEAEGAVGPCDACCNKSFPDNLRQDYRRVADLTRLHLKDLNEANPDLEVWMEVVAAQEGLMHPLNLLRAKALDTLLMAIFVRQGWHTAWGLAKKNHAAMRHYYGAKHPTYGLFLMKLGKIELCNLAFSDAFEHLREAEEILEAGLGSNHRLVFDDLTWLLIQASEEKKIQIQRSLIYGNHFTAPSSCQQHAEAHSHAHARGRS; from the exons ATGAGATGCTCCGGGTGTGGGCGTGCCTACTACTGCAGCGAGATGTGTCGGGACCTGGGTCGTGCCCTACACTGGCGTGAGTGTGCCGTGTTTCGCCGCAGACCGAACTACCAGCCCAAGGATTCCGCCAGGTTCCTCGCGAGGCTCATCTGGGTGCTCAAG GACGGCGGTGAGGCGCGTGTGGAGAAGATTGACGACAAAAGAAGTAGACGCTTTAAGGACCTTGTGAgcc ACCGAAGGGAAGTGAACAGGGACGAGGAGCAGACGAGGAACCTGGACAGCTTGATGCCAGACCTTCGCCAGCTGGTGGGGAAGAGAGCCATGCCCACTCGGGACTACCTGTTGGAGATCTttggcaag GTCCGCGTGAACAGTTTCTGCCTCCTGGACGACCGCCTCACACCGATCGGCACCAGCTTGTACCTCGCAGCGTCCTACATCGACCACGACTGCCATGCCAACGCTTTCGTCACCTTCTTCAGGAACAAGCTGGTGGTGCGCTCCCTGGTGGACTGGCCTAACCTGGACTGGAGCAGA GTGAGGATCAGCTACCTCGACATCATGAACACCCGCGCCTACCGCCAGGACTACCTTGCCCACCACTATTACTTCACCTGTGACTGTCGCCTGTGCCGGGATGACGCCCATGACCGTCTCGCCTCCACGGTGCCCTGTG GATCTTGTGGCTCCCCGGTGCACCTGGATGAGGAAGCCGAGGGTGCCGTGGGGCCCTGCGACGCGTGCTGTAATAAATCCTTCCCAGACAACCTGAGGCAAGACTACCGCCGCGTGGCAGACCTCACGCGCCTCCATCTCAAGGATCTGAACGAGGCAAACCCAG ACCTGGAGGTGTggatggaggtggtggcagcGCAGGAAGGCCTCATGCACCCACTCAACTTGCTGCGGGCCAAGGCGCTGGACACCCTGCTCATGGCCATCTTCGTCCGCCAGGGTTGGCACACCGCTTGGGGACTCGCCAAGAAGAACCACGCGGCCATGAG ACATTATTACGGAGCTAAGCACCCGACCTATGGCTTGTTCCTCATGAAGCTGGGCAAGATCGAGCTATGCAACCTGGCCTTCTCGGACGCCTTCGAGCATCTGAGGGAGGCTGAGGAGATCCTGGAGGCTGGTTTGGGCTCGAACCATCGCTTGGTGTTCGACGATCTCACGTGGCTACTCATTCAAGCTAGCGAGGAGAAGAAGATACAGATTCAACGCTCACTCATCTACGGGAACCACTTCactgctccctcctcctgccaaCAACATGCCGAGGCCCACAGTCACGCCCACGCCCGGGGCAGGAGCTGA
- the LOC123506722 gene encoding histone-lysine N-methyltransferase SMYD3-like isoform X1 — protein MRDYISLRAQALLAKKPVKRGDVILTSKPFCTLLDSSVIGCYCEYCFVSFVKDRLLMRCSGCGRAYYCSEMCRDLGRALHWRECAVFRRRPNYQPKDSARFLARLIWVLKDGGEARVEKIDDKRSRRFKDLVSHRREVNRDEEQTRNLDSLMPDLRQLVGKRAMPTRDYLLEIFGKVRVNSFCLLDDRLTPIGTSLYLAASYIDHDCHANAFVTFFRNKLVVRSLVDWPNLDWSRVRISYLDIMNTRAYRQDYLAHHYYFTCDCRLCRDDAHDRLASTVPCGSCGSPVHLDEEAEGAVGPCDACCNKSFPDNLRQDYRRVADLTRLHLKDLNEANPDLEVWMEVVAAQEGLMHPLNLLRAKALDTLLMAIFVRQGWHTAWGLAKKNHAAMRHYYGAKHPTYGLFLMKLGKIELCNLAFSDAFEHLREAEEILEAGLGSNHRLVFDDLTWLLIQASEEKKIQIQRSLIYGNHFTAPSSCQQHAEAHSHAHARGRS, from the exons ATGCGGGACTACATTAGCCTGAGGGCTCAGGCGCTGCTGGCTAAGAAGCCTGTCAAGAGAGGCGACGTGATTCTGACCTCGAAGCCTTTCTGCACGCTGCTCGACTCCTCCGTCATCGGCTGCTACTGCGAGTACTGCTTCGTCTCCTTTGT GAAGGACCGCCTGTTGATGAGATGCTCCGGGTGTGGGCGTGCCTACTACTGCAGCGAGATGTGTCGGGACCTGGGTCGTGCCCTACACTGGCGTGAGTGTGCCGTGTTTCGCCGCAGACCGAACTACCAGCCCAAGGATTCCGCCAGGTTCCTCGCGAGGCTCATCTGGGTGCTCAAG GACGGCGGTGAGGCGCGTGTGGAGAAGATTGACGACAAAAGAAGTAGACGCTTTAAGGACCTTGTGAgcc ACCGAAGGGAAGTGAACAGGGACGAGGAGCAGACGAGGAACCTGGACAGCTTGATGCCAGACCTTCGCCAGCTGGTGGGGAAGAGAGCCATGCCCACTCGGGACTACCTGTTGGAGATCTttggcaag GTCCGCGTGAACAGTTTCTGCCTCCTGGACGACCGCCTCACACCGATCGGCACCAGCTTGTACCTCGCAGCGTCCTACATCGACCACGACTGCCATGCCAACGCTTTCGTCACCTTCTTCAGGAACAAGCTGGTGGTGCGCTCCCTGGTGGACTGGCCTAACCTGGACTGGAGCAGA GTGAGGATCAGCTACCTCGACATCATGAACACCCGCGCCTACCGCCAGGACTACCTTGCCCACCACTATTACTTCACCTGTGACTGTCGCCTGTGCCGGGATGACGCCCATGACCGTCTCGCCTCCACGGTGCCCTGTG GATCTTGTGGCTCCCCGGTGCACCTGGATGAGGAAGCCGAGGGTGCCGTGGGGCCCTGCGACGCGTGCTGTAATAAATCCTTCCCAGACAACCTGAGGCAAGACTACCGCCGCGTGGCAGACCTCACGCGCCTCCATCTCAAGGATCTGAACGAGGCAAACCCAG ACCTGGAGGTGTggatggaggtggtggcagcGCAGGAAGGCCTCATGCACCCACTCAACTTGCTGCGGGCCAAGGCGCTGGACACCCTGCTCATGGCCATCTTCGTCCGCCAGGGTTGGCACACCGCTTGGGGACTCGCCAAGAAGAACCACGCGGCCATGAG ACATTATTACGGAGCTAAGCACCCGACCTATGGCTTGTTCCTCATGAAGCTGGGCAAGATCGAGCTATGCAACCTGGCCTTCTCGGACGCCTTCGAGCATCTGAGGGAGGCTGAGGAGATCCTGGAGGCTGGTTTGGGCTCGAACCATCGCTTGGTGTTCGACGATCTCACGTGGCTACTCATTCAAGCTAGCGAGGAGAAGAAGATACAGATTCAACGCTCACTCATCTACGGGAACCACTTCactgctccctcctcctgccaaCAACATGCCGAGGCCCACAGTCACGCCCACGCCCGGGGCAGGAGCTGA